AGATGCCAGTTCAGGCACAACACCGCCGTAATCAGCGTGGACTTTAATTTGGCTGTATAATTGGTTGGCGAGTAAGCCAAGCTCATCGTCATAGATTGCGATACCAGTTTCATCGCAAGAAGTTTCGATACCTAAAACACGCATTGCACTACCCTTGTTTATTTCATAGGCGCAAGTCTATCACTATTTTCGAACTATCGCGCAATTTATGTTGGCAAAAGGCTGACTTTCCTTGTTGTATAGTCTATAATCAACCCCCTGTAATAAAAATTTCGTGTGGCTAATTCTCATTATTATCTGGTTTTGTTTGCTTTTTCATCGAACGAGCTGCAAATCAGGTAATCTTGTGTGATTCAATTTTATACGGCACTTTACAAACCCGTACTCATTGAAGTAAAATTCCGCACCATTTTAAATGAAGGCTGGTGAATCCATACCAGCAACAAACCGATTTCTATCGAGGTGAGAGGCACATGCCGGTAATTAAAGTACGTGAAAACGAGCCATTCGACGTTGCACTGCGTCGTTTCAAACGTTCCTGTGAAAAAGCAGGTGTTTTAGCTGAAGTTCGTCGTCGTGAATTCTATGAAAAACCAACGACTGAACGTAAACGCGCTAAAGCATCAGCTGTTAAGCGTCACGCTAAGAAACTGGCTCGCGAAAACGCACGCCGTACTCGTCTGTACTAGTTGATTGCGGTATTACCCGCATTCAAAACAGACGATAGCTAATATAAGAATTGAGTCACTCTCGTAGTTATTTTTTTCTTGTAGTAGTCATAGCTAAGCAGTTAAAGGCCGTGCTTTCCTAAAGGAAGCGCGGCTTATTATCGTTCATCAACAGGCGAAAAAGAGGCTTATGGCTGGACGAATTCCGCGTTCATTTATCAATGACTTGTTAGCAAGAACAGACATCATTGATTTAGTCGATGCAAAAGTCCCATTAAAAAAACAGGGTAAAAACCATCACGCTTGCTGTCCGTTCCATAACGAAAAAACACCTTCTTTTACCGTTAACGGTGAAAGGCAGTTCTATTATTGTTTTGGTTGTGGTGCCCATGGTAACGCTATCGATTTTTTGATGAATTACGACAAACTCGATTTTGTCGAAGCCATTGAAGAGCTTTCTGCATTACATGGCCTTGATGTTCCATACGAAAAAGGAACAGGTGCAAGCCAAATAGAATTACATCAACGACAAAACTTGTATCAGTTGATGGAGAAAATTAACCAATTTTACTGCGCTGCCTTAAATCATCCCTCGGCAAGTAAAGCCAAGGATTATTTAAGCCAACGTGGTTTGAGCCCAGAAATTATTGAGCATTTTTCCATTGGTTTCGCCCCTCCAGGCTGGGACAATTTGCTCAAGAAATTTGCAGTAAACCCTGACAGTCG
The window above is part of the Providencia sp. R33 genome. Proteins encoded here:
- the rpsU gene encoding 30S ribosomal protein S21 — its product is MPVIKVRENEPFDVALRRFKRSCEKAGVLAEVRRREFYEKPTTERKRAKASAVKRHAKKLARENARRTRLY